The following is a genomic window from Nitrosomonas communis.
ATAGAGCAGTAATTGAAGATTTTGAGAGCCTGGCAGACTACCAAGTATATGCTTGTGGCTCGCCGCTTATGATTAAAGCTGCTTATCAAGATTTTACACAATTTAAAAATATGCGAACCGAAAATTTCTTCTCTGATATATTTTCTCCTTCGACAAGCAATCCTGTCGAATAAGTTTAACTATTCAATTTCTTTAATGTAAACCCTAATCCTTTATGATAATGATCTGCAGCCAGCTCAGGTTTATCCAGTTTTTCGAATAATTGCGCTAAAGCCAGATGAGCGGCACGGCTTGGCTCAATTGACAAGCTTGCTTCGAGATAATTTTGTGCTTTACCCCATAGTTCACAGTAAGTGCATAATTTTCCTAGCGTGAGTAATAATTCAGCATTGTTAGGATGCTTGCTTAGCCAACCTTCCGCTCGCTGGATTTGCCAGCTTACACTGCCATACAGGCAATTAGCATAAAGTGTAATTAATTCTGGATCTAACTTGGCATCAATGCTTTGTTCAATAATTTTTTGAGCGGTTGATACCTCATTCAATGCCATATAAGCACGAGCGGCTACTGCAGCCAATCTGCTATCCAGTCTTTCTGCTGGGTATAATTTGTTCCAGTATTTATTAAGTAATTCTAAATTCGAACCATATTTCTTAATATTCTCTACATGAGCATGATGCTTGATGTGTTCGATTAATGTCCTGTCAACGGGATAGCGTTTTTCAAGAATATCCGTCAACTCTAAAACTTCATCCCAATGTTGGGCCATCTGCTGTGCTTTTAATTCCAATTGAAGAACAGCTGTGCTTTGTAGTCCACCGATTGAGTAAAGGGATCGTAACGCATTTAACGCTTCTTCATGACGTCCCTCTTCAAGTAATAATTCTGCTTGGGTTACCAGCCTTAATGCTTTTTCTTGAGGAGCTTTTTGTTCCGCAATATTTAGATAATGGTCACGTTGTGAATAATTTCCTTGTCGATGAGCTGCGTGCGCTGCAATAACAGCATTAACCGCGCTAATGACAGGAGGACTTTTTAATTTTAATACTGTTGCTGCAGCTTTCTCTGCTTTATCATAGTGCTCCTCAAAAAATGTTTTTACAGCAGCAAGCATGGATTCCCTAATTTTTTTATGATGTAAGTGTCTCTTTAATCCCAGTATTCTTGCTATCAATCTGACTAACAGATAGAAAATAAAGAAAGCAGCAATCAATGAAATGATAAAAATATTGATCGTAAGTTCAATCTTGTAAGGTGGCACGATGATTAGTACAGAGCCGTTGTTATATTGAGCGGCAATTACAACTGCTACTGCCGCAGCAAATAGAGCTAACACCCAGAGCACCAGTTTCATTTACTCTCCTCATCACGTTTAAGCTGATAAATCTGCACGATATCAAAACGTCGTGAAACATCGGATAGTGCCTTATCAATTGTATAATTATGTATTTGATCTAATTGATTCAGTAGATCGGTAACAGATTCTGTTTGTTTGTCATAGTAACGATTGATCAATTCTGTTGCAGTCTCCAGGCTTGTTTGGAAATTTGTTTGATCGTGAGAAAGCAGGAAAACTTGTGCCAATAACAATTGTAGTTTTATTTTTTCTTGTAGAAGTTCGCGCTGAGAAGGCGATAGCAAATCAATTTCCGGGCTATCCACCTTCTGAATCACTATAAACTGCTGAAGATCTCGCTGAATATCATTAATGAATTGATAGCCACGATTATCTTTTGCTGCGGATTGTTTAAATGGAAGATCAACTTTAGTTAAATGAGCATCCATCGCTAACGGTAATGCATCAATTTTCTCGTTCAGATTGGAGAGCTTTTCCAGTGCTTCCCGTTGCTCGAGAGAAGTAACCGCTGTTGCACGTAGTTCATTAAGCTGTTGTTGAGTTTCTTGTTGAGCGGTTTGCACTTCAGAGATAAGCTTACGTGGTTTCTTGCCCAAAAAATCAACATTGGTCAAATATTCCGATATGGATCGTTGAATATCAGTAATGTGACCTCGCCTATCTGCCCATTGCCATGCCAAGAAAGCAATAGCTACAAGAATAATAAAAAATAGAACTAAAATACTCAGGTGTGATGATTTCGGTGGAGCCGTGTTAATCTCTCTATTCATGATTTTCGAGAAGTTAATTTTTAATTGATAGAAAATATTCCAGCAATCCTTGTACTAATCCATCATCTCCAGCAGCAGTAACGTGTATATTGGTAAGGCCAAGTTCTTTTGCAAAACAAGCAATGCGTTCATGCGCAGTGAACAAAGGTGTTTTTTTAAGTAATTGTTGGCCAACTTTACCTATCATGTCAAATAAATTATGTAATCCTTCACTGCTTGTCACTGTAACGGCATGTAATGCATTATTTGTCCAACTGTCCAGCAGGGGTGATACCTCTATTTTAGGCTTGTCACGGCGATAGCATTCAATATATTCTAAATGAGCTCCTCGTTGGATCAAGGTCTCACCCAATAATTTTCGTCCATCATTCCCGCGGAAAATAACAATATTCTTATCTAATACGTGCTGCAATTCCGGCATTCCGAGCAGGGCTTCGCTGTCATAGCGGCTGGATGGCACAATAATGTTTTTTATTCCGTACTGTCTGAGCTTATTGGCACTTCCTTCTCCCACTACGGCAATTTTCAGGTTGGGTGGTAAGGTTCTGTGAGCCTGGATCAAGGGGACCGCTTTATCAACTGCATTTGGGCTAACGAAAATGGCCAGATC
Proteins encoded in this region:
- a CDS encoding heme biosynthesis protein HemY, which translates into the protein MKLVLWVLALFAAAVAVVIAAQYNNGSVLIIVPPYKIELTINIFIISLIAAFFIFYLLVRLIARILGLKRHLHHKKIRESMLAAVKTFFEEHYDKAEKAAATVLKLKSPPVISAVNAVIAAHAAHRQGNYSQRDHYLNIAEQKAPQEKALRLVTQAELLLEEGRHEEALNALRSLYSIGGLQSTAVLQLELKAQQMAQHWDEVLELTDILEKRYPVDRTLIEHIKHHAHVENIKKYGSNLELLNKYWNKLYPAERLDSRLAAVAARAYMALNEVSTAQKIIEQSIDAKLDPELITLYANCLYGSVSWQIQRAEGWLSKHPNNAELLLTLGKLCTYCELWGKAQNYLEASLSIEPSRAAHLALAQLFEKLDKPELAADHYHKGLGFTLKKLNS
- a CDS encoding uroporphyrinogen-III C-methyltransferase — protein: MNREINTAPPKSSHLSILVLFFIILVAIAFLAWQWADRRGHITDIQRSISEYLTNVDFLGKKPRKLISEVQTAQQETQQQLNELRATAVTSLEQREALEKLSNLNEKIDALPLAMDAHLTKVDLPFKQSAAKDNRGYQFINDIQRDLQQFIVIQKVDSPEIDLLSPSQRELLQEKIKLQLLLAQVFLLSHDQTNFQTSLETATELINRYYDKQTESVTDLLNQLDQIHNYTIDKALSDVSRRFDIVQIYQLKRDEESK
- a CDS encoding uroporphyrinogen-III synthase; amino-acid sequence: MPETQPLAGLYVLVTRPAHQASHLINEIKKKGGNPVLFPVLEISDTNNPQPLLKVISRLDEFDLAIFVSPNAVDKAVPLIQAHRTLPPNLKIAVVGEGSANKLRQYGIKNIIVPSSRYDSEALLGMPELQHVLDKNIVIFRGNDGRKLLGETLIQRGAHLEYIECYRRDKPKIEVSPLLDSWTNNALHAVTVTSSEGLHNLFDMIGKVGQQLLKKTPLFTAHERIACFAKELGLTNIHVTAAGDDGLVQGLLEYFLSIKN